The following proteins come from a genomic window of Dysidea avara chromosome 12, odDysAvar1.4, whole genome shotgun sequence:
- the LOC136239845 gene encoding trace amine-associated receptor 8c-like: MEGSGEFSELSGSGIDPGVTAPDQLPGSHLPGYFAYLSLGFKLISTLIIVLMAGWVFMTIKTTKKLHKPHNIWVANLMATDVITVMVTTIQTSAMMIGFATGVGDFIPCHVFKFLLFPVVVLNATYLIISVDKVVAITFPFKHRRMMTPRAIAGIIAVTWLLPMLLFVHTLFNADGFIKVAQYGTCISTGSAFVEALFTYMLPIFTAAFLSLVLNIHLSMKAYRIHKQIESETSLRGFTNDLEALKTKQATIKKNLKPVTTLLVVVLGSTAIGLLTPLLYIPVSVLAQGSVYNEVVRLVIGPNVGYIVLLLHPLVYGLYFKQVREPMMKLLKGTLCANKFNSAAVAPQPRRMAWM; this comes from the coding sequence ATGGAGGGAAGTGGTGAATTCAGTGAGTTGTCTGGTTCAGGGATTGATCCAGGAGTGACTGCACCTGACCAACTACCAGGCTCTCATCTTCCAGGCTACTTTGCTTATCTTTCCTTGGGCTTCAAGTTGATTTCCACTCTGATCATTGTGCTAATGGCCGGCTGGGTGTTTATGACTATTAAAACCACCAAGAAGCTACACAAGCCTCATAACATCTGGGTAGCTAACTTGATGGCCACTGATGTGATCACTGTAATGGTTACTACAATTCAAACCAGTGCTATGATGATTGGCTTTGCTACTGGGGTTGGAGATTTCATTCCTTGTCATGTGTTCAAGTTCCTACTCTTCCCAGTTGTTGTCCTCAATGCCACATACTTGATAATATCGGTTGACAAGGTGGTAGCTATTACGTTCCCTTTCAAGCACAGGAGAATGATGACACCTCGTGCCATTGCTGGCATTATTGCTGTTACATGGCTTTTGCCTATGCTGCTTTTTGTGCACACGCTATTCAATGCTGATGGCTTTATTAAGGTGGCACAATATGGCACATGTATTTCAACTGGCAGTGCATTTGTTGAAGCGTTGTTCACTTACATGTTGCCGATCTTCACAGCAGCTTTTCTTTCGCTGGTCCTCAACATTCACCTATCCATGAAAGCTTACCGGATTCACAAGCAGATTGAAAGTGAAACGTCCTTAAGAGGATTCACCAATGACCTAGAGGCCCTGAAGACCAAGCAAGCTACTATCAAGAAGAATCTGAAGCCAGTGACAACCCTGTTGGTGGTTGTGCTAGGCAGTACAGCTATTGGCTTACTCACTCCCCTGCTGTACATTCCAGTAAGTGTACTAGCACAAGGTTCAGTCTATAATGAAGTGGTTAGGCTTGTCATTGGCCCCAATGTCGGTTACATTGTGCTGCTTCTGCATCCACTTGTGTATGGCCTGTACTTCAAGCAAGTCCGCGAGCCGATGATGAAGCTGTTGAAGGGCACACTGTGTGCTAACAAGTTTAACTCAGCAGCTGTTGCTCCGCAGCCACGGAGAATGGCTTGGATGTGA